The following are encoded together in the Lagopus muta isolate bLagMut1 chromosome Z, bLagMut1 primary, whole genome shotgun sequence genome:
- the ATP8B1 gene encoding phospholipid-transporting ATPase IC, with product MSLERDSETTFDEDSQPNDEVVPYSDDDTEDELDSQQPAIEAEQNQINRSTKESQEPLKKDCSWQVKANDRHFHEQPQFKRKVFLCFKKSKYAGNAIKTYKYNLVTFLPLNLFEQFKRAANSYFLVLLILQAIPQISTLSWYTTLVPLLLVLGITAVKDLVDDIVRHRMDNEVNNRACEVIREGRFKSTKWKDIKVGDIIRLKKNSFVPADILLLSSSEPNSLCYVETAELDGETNLKFKMALEITDRYLQEENAMADFNGLIECEEPNNRLDKFTGTLFWRNRSYALDADKILLRGCKIRNTDFCHGVVIFAGADTKIMKNSGKTKFKRTKIDSLMNYMVYTIFVVLILLSAGLAIGHTYWEQQIGNSSWYLYDAEDYSPPYRGFLNFWGYIIVLNTMVPISLYVSVEVIRLGQSYFINWDLQMYYPEKDTAAKARTTTLNEQLGQIHYIFSDKTGTLTQNIMTFKKCCINGQRYGDCRDGAGQLTSHREQVDFSWNMYADGKFLFYDHYLIEQIKSKKEPEIQEFFLLLAICHTVMVDVSNGQINYQAASPDEGALVTAARNFGYVFLSRTQNTITISEMGTERTYDVLAILDFNSDRKRMSVIVRESNGRIRLYCKGADTVIFERLHPRNLKREATEEALDVFASETLRTLCLCYRDISHDEFEAWNKKFMEASVATSNRDEALDKVYEEIEKDLILLGATAIEDKLQDGVPETISKLSKADIKIWVLTGDKKETAENIGFSCELLTDETTICYGEDISGLLQTRLENQRNRAGSTTHSSLRMNEPFFQGSRNRALIITGSWLNEILLEKKKKKKKKLKLKFPKTEEEKEKQNEKKRRAEAYKEQQQKNFVDLACECKAVICCRVTPKQKAMVVDLVKKYKKAITLAIGDGANDVNMIKTAHIGVGISGQEGMQAVMSSDYSFGQFRYLQRLLLVHGRWSYIRMCKFLRYFFYKNFAFTLVHIWYSFFNGFSAQTAYEDWFITLYNVLYSSLPVLLVGLFDQDVSDKLSLRFPRLYVLGQKDLLFNYKKFFRSLLHGAITSLVIFFIPYGAFLHTMGQDGEAPSDYQSFAVTAATSLVFVVNLQIGLDTSYWTFVNAFSVFGSIAIYFGVTFDFHSAGIHVLFPSTFQFTGTAPNALRQLYLWLTMALTIAVCLLPVVAQRFLSMTICPSESDRIQKNRKKYLAEEEQWQRRQSAFRRGVSARRSAYAFSHQRGYADLIASGRSIRKKRAPLDAVLGSTTGGTGAAETS from the exons ATGAGTTTGGAACGGGACTCGGAGACCACCTTCGATGAGGATTCCCAACCTAATGACGAAGTGGTGCCATACAGTGATGATGACACAGAGGATGAGCTGGACAGCCAGCAGCCTGCCATTGAAGCAGAGCAAAACCAAATCAACAGGAGCACCAAGGAGAGCCAAGAGCCACTGAAAAAAG actGCAGCTGGCAAGTTAAAGCAAATGATCGTCACTTCCATGAACAGCCCCAGTTTAAGAGAAAAGTATTTCTGTGcttcaaaaaaagcaaatatgct GGAAATGCAATTAAGACGTACAAGTACAACCTTGTCACTTTTTTACCACTGAATCTGTTTGAACAGTTCAAAAGAGCAGCCAACAGCTATTTTCTGGTACTCCTCATTTTGCAG GCAATTCCCCAGATCAGTACTCTGTCGTGGTATACAACGCTGGTGCCCTTGCTCTTGGTGCTGGGAATAACTGCGGTCAAAGACCTAGTGGATGACATA gtTCGTCACAGGATGGACAATGAGGTTAATAATAGAGCATGTGAAGTCATCAGGGAAGGAAG GTTCAAAAGCACAAAATGGAAAGATATTAAAGTTGGTGATATCATTCGTCTGAAGAAGAATAGTTTCGTTCCT GCTGATATTTTGCTGCTATCCAGCTCAGAACCAAACAGCCTCTGCTACGTAGAGACAGCTGAACTAGATGG TGAGACaaacttaaaatttaaaatggcCCTTGAGATAACGGACAGGTATCTTCAAGAGGAGAATGCAATGGCAGACTTCAATG GTCTGATTGAATGTGAAGAACCTAATAACCGACTGGATAAGTTCACAGGAACGTTGTTCTGGAGAAACAGGAGCTATGCATTAGATGCTGACAAGATCTTATTACGTGGATGTAAAATTAGGAATACAGATTTCTGCCATGGGGTTGTCATATTTGCAG GTGCTGATAcgaaaataatgaaaaacagtggaaagacaaaatttaaaaggacaaaaattgaCTCCCTTATGAATTACATGGTTTACACt ATTTTTGTTGTCCTCATCCTGCTTTCGGCTGGCCTCGCCATCGGGCACACCTACTGGGAGCAGCAGATTGGCAACTCGTCTTGGTACCTCTACGATGCAGAGGACTACAGTCCTCCCTACCGCGGCTTCCTTAACTTCTGGGGCTACATCATTGTTCTCAACACTATGGTTCCCATTTCTCTCTATGTGAG CGTCGAAGTGATTCGTTTGGGCCAAAGTTATTTTATAAACTGGGACCTGCAAATGTATTACCCTGAGAAGGACACGGCTGCAAAGGCCAGAACCACCACTCTGAATGAGCAGCTGGGGCAGATCCATTATATCTTCTCCGACAAGACAGGAACTCTCACACAGAACAtcatgacatttaaaaaatgctgcatAAATGGCCAAAGATACG GAGACTGTCGGGATGGAGCAGGCCAGCTCACAAGCCACCGAGAG CAAGTGGATTTCAGCTGGAATATGTATGCAGATGGAAAGTTCTTGTTCTATGATCACTATCTCATAGAGCAAATAAAGTCCAAAAAGGAACCAGAAATCCAGGagttctttcttctgcttgctaTTTGTCATACAGTCATGGTGGATGTTTCCAATG GTCAGATCAATTACCAGGCAGCCTCCCCAGATGAAGGGGCCTTGGTTACAGCAGCCAGAAACTTTgggtatgtttttctttcacgAACACAAAATACCATCACAATAAGTGAAATGGGGACTGAAAGAACCTACGATGTCCTCGCGATCCTGGATTTCAACAGTGATAGAAAACGAATGTCTGTCATTG TAAGAGAATCCAATGGACGTATCAGGCTGTATTGTAAAGGAGCTGATACAGTAATTTTTGAACGGTTGCACCCAAGAAATTTAAAGAGAGAAGCGACGGAAGAAGCACTAGAT gtttttgcAAGTGAAACTCTAAGAACGCTCTGTCTCTGCTATAGAGACATCAGTCATGATGAATTTGAAGCATGGAATAAAAAGTTCATGGAGGCCAGTGTAGCTACAAGCAATCGTGATGAAGCTCTGGACAAAGTATAtgaggaaatagaaaaagactTGATT CTTCTTGGTGCAACAGCTATTGAAGACAAACTGCAGGATGGAGTTCCAGAAACTATTTCAAAACTCTCAAAAGCAGATATTAAAATCTGGGTGCTTACTGGAGACAAAAAAG aaactgctgaaaatattGGATTTTCTTGTGAACTCTTAACAGATGAAACAACAATCTGCTATGGAGAAGATATCAG tggtCTTCTTCAGACTAGGTTAGAAAACCAGAGGAATAGAGCTGGATCAACTACACACTCATCTCTAAGAATGAATGAACCCTTCTTTCAGGGAAGTAGAAATCGTGCCTTGATCATCACTGGCTCCTGGTTG AATGAAATCCtgctagagaagaaaaagaagaagaagaagaaacttaAACTGAAATTCCCCaaaacagaagaagagaaagaaaagcaaaatgagaagaaaagaagggctGAAGCttacaaagagcagcagcagaagaattTTGTCGATTTGGCATGTGAATGCAAGGCTGTGATCTGTTGTCGAGTGACTCCGAAGCAAAAAGCTATGGTGGTTGATCTTGtgaagaaatacaagaaagcTATTACTCTGGCTATTGGGGACGGTGCCAATGATGTGAACATGATTAAAA CTGCCCACATTGGAGTTGGAATCAGTGGCCAAGAAGGGATGCAAGCTGTCATGTCCAGCGATTACTCTTTTGGGCAGTTCCGCTATCTGCAGAGGTTGCTGCTGGTCCACGGGCGATGGTCTTACATTAGGATGTGCAAGTTTCTAAGATattttttctacaaaaactTCGCTTTCACACTAGTCCACATCTGGTATTCATTCTTCAATGGCTTTTCTGCCCAG aCAGCATACGAAGACTGGTTCATCACGCTGTACAACGTGCTGTATTCGAGTCTCCCAGTTCTGTTAGTTGGCTTGTTTGACCAG GATGTGAGTGACAAATTGAGTCTTCGATTCCCAAGACTGTATGTTTTGGGACAGAaagatttactttttaattacaaGAAATTCTTCAGAAGTTTGCTTCATGGAGCTATAACTTCACTGGTAATCTTCTTCATACCGTACGGAGCTTTCCTTCACACTATGGGGCAAGATGGAGAAGCACCTTCAGATTATCAGTCAtttgctgtcacagcagcaacTTCTCTTGTGTTTGTTGTCAACCTTCAG aTTGGTTTGGATACATCTTACTGGACTTTTGTTAATGCTTTCTCAGTATTTGGGAGTATTGCAATTTACTTTGGTGTCACATTTGACTTCCACAGTGCAGGAATCCatgttctctttccttctaCTTTCCAGTTCACAG GAACTGCTCCAAACGCTCTGAGACAGCTGTACCTCTGGCTGACCATGGCTTTAACAATCGCTGTTTGCTTACTCCCTGTGGTGGCACAGCGTTTCTTATCCATGACAATTTGTCCTTCAGAAAGTGATCGA ATCCAGAAGAACCGTAAGAAGTACCTGGCAGAAGAGGAGCAATGGCAGCGGAGGCAGAGTGCTTTCCGGCGGGGGGTGTCTGCACGGCGCTCTGCCTACGCCTTCTCCCACCAGAGGGGATACGCCGACCTCATCGCCTCGGGGCGAAGCATCCGCAAGAAGAGAGCTCcactggatgcagtgctgggcagcaccaCAGGaggcacaggagctgctgaaaCAAGCTGA